In Veillonellales bacterium, a genomic segment contains:
- a CDS encoding low molecular weight protein arginine phosphatase, with protein MLQIVFVCTGNTCRSPMAEALLREKIGQAGMTDRITVSSAGMTAYGQMTASRGAASAMERQGIDLSGHRSRLLTAQITAAAGLILTMTAEHKRVVLSIAPEAAEKVFTLTEFADDSGEVADPYGGDTAVYQLCARQIRRLLDKSWEKIVALAGKSN; from the coding sequence GTGCTGCAGATTGTATTTGTTTGTACAGGCAACACTTGCCGCAGTCCCATGGCTGAGGCATTATTGCGGGAAAAAATCGGACAAGCCGGCATGACGGATCGAATTACCGTATCTTCCGCCGGCATGACTGCTTATGGGCAGATGACTGCTTCGCGGGGGGCGGCTTCGGCGATGGAGCGGCAGGGAATTGATTTGTCCGGCCACCGTTCCCGGCTGCTTACAGCTCAGATAACTGCTGCCGCCGGCTTGATTTTAACAATGACGGCAGAACATAAACGGGTTGTTTTGTCCATTGCCCCGGAAGCGGCGGAGAAAGTGTTTACCCTGACGGAGTTTGCGGACGATTCCGGTGAAGTTGCCGATCCTTACGGCGGTGATACGGCAGTGTATCAGTTATGTGCCCGGCAGATCCGCCGGTTGTTGGACAAGTCCTGGGAAAAAATTGTCGCTTTAGCAGGAAAAAGCAATTGA
- a CDS encoding manganese efflux pump MntP family protein translates to MSGVELFVLSVALGTDLFSVAIPIGMRRVRLKVILRAAAVFALFHIVMILTGYYVGHRLGTVVEYFGSYQTDCPAVVVQNWAGVVGSLVLIGLGLYMMKENLQGSPNYAPQKHPLQGTSLLMLAFSVSVDALAAGFSMGMMDVDLVKLSIILGVVIFGIAAVGLGLGRRAGRYFGSRSEIIGGGVLILLGIHVLSTTLAI, encoded by the coding sequence GTGAGCGGAGTTGAATTATTTGTCTTAAGTGTGGCCTTGGGAACGGATTTATTTTCCGTGGCCATACCCATAGGGATGAGGCGGGTGCGGCTGAAAGTAATTTTGCGGGCTGCAGCAGTATTTGCCCTGTTTCATATTGTCATGATTCTGACGGGATATTATGTGGGCCACCGGCTGGGGACGGTGGTAGAGTATTTTGGTTCTTATCAGACAGATTGTCCGGCTGTGGTGGTACAAAACTGGGCCGGCGTGGTGGGCTCATTGGTTTTGATTGGCTTAGGCTTATATATGATGAAAGAAAACTTGCAGGGCAGTCCAAATTATGCTCCGCAGAAACATCCCCTGCAGGGCACCTCTCTTCTGATGCTGGCTTTTAGTGTCAGTGTGGATGCTCTGGCGGCCGGATTCAGCATGGGAATGATGGACGTTGATTTAGTAAAGCTGAGCATCATCCTGGGAGTTGTAATTTTCGGCATTGCAGCCGTGGGCCTGGGATTGGGCCGGCGGGCCGGGCGTTATTTTGGTTCCCGGTCGGAAATCATTGGCGGCGGGGTACTGATTTTGCTGGGAATTCATGTATTGTCGACCACATTGGCCATTTGA
- a CDS encoding L-threonylcarbamoyladenylate synthase, whose protein sequence is MNTELFTVDRNCPDSILLARAADILKQGGLVAFPTETVYGLGANGLDDRAVRRIYQAKGRPSDNPLILHVSAISEVQRLVADIPANARALMERYWPGPLTLVLKRRPVVPDIVTGGLDTVAIRFPDSAVARQLIRLAGVPVAGPSANLSGRPSPTTAQAVWNDLNGRIEAILDAGPCEVGVESTVVDCTTPVPTLLRPGGLTLEMLTDTLGVVEVDPALGGVKKDVVPRSPGMKYRHYAPKAPMTLLEGAAGPLVKRLHQEIKQALANGQTVGAVVSDETAALLPPEVRTAAYGSRQDAGEIAAHLYTALLSFDDRPVDLIFGEGISEAGLGLAVMNRLRKASGYRIIKV, encoded by the coding sequence ATGAATACAGAGTTGTTTACCGTTGATCGGAATTGCCCGGACAGTATTTTGCTGGCGAGGGCGGCGGATATTTTAAAGCAGGGCGGACTAGTGGCGTTTCCCACGGAAACAGTGTACGGACTGGGAGCCAATGGACTGGATGATCGGGCGGTAAGAAGAATTTATCAGGCGAAAGGCAGACCTTCCGATAATCCGTTGATTTTACATGTTTCCGCTATTAGCGAAGTACAGAGACTGGTGGCGGATATCCCGGCCAACGCCCGGGCGCTGATGGAGCGCTACTGGCCGGGTCCTTTGACATTGGTGCTGAAACGGCGGCCGGTGGTGCCGGATATCGTTACCGGCGGACTGGATACGGTAGCTATCCGTTTTCCTGATTCCGCGGTGGCCAGACAATTGATTCGTTTGGCCGGTGTGCCGGTAGCGGGGCCCAGCGCCAATTTGTCCGGCCGGCCCAGTCCTACTACCGCTCAGGCTGTTTGGAATGATTTGAACGGCAGGATTGAGGCCATTTTGGATGCCGGACCCTGTGAAGTGGGTGTGGAATCGACTGTTGTTGACTGCACTACACCGGTTCCGACACTGCTGCGGCCGGGTGGCCTTACGTTGGAAATGTTGACAGATACGTTGGGAGTTGTCGAGGTGGACCCCGCCTTAGGGGGAGTAAAAAAAGATGTGGTTCCCCGTTCACCGGGAATGAAATACAGGCATTACGCTCCGAAGGCGCCGATGACGCTGCTGGAGGGAGCCGCCGGTCCTTTGGTAAAGCGGCTGCATCAGGAAATCAAACAGGCCCTCGCCAACGGACAAACTGTCGGGGCGGTGGTATCCGATGAAACAGCTGCGCTGCTGCCGCCGGAAGTCAGAACGGCGGCTTACGGTTCAAGACAGGACGCAGGAGAAATTGCCGCACATTTGTATACGGCGCTTCTCTCCTTTGATGATCGGCCGGTAGACCTTATTTTCGGCGAGGGTATATCCGAAGCGGGATTGGGATTGGCGGTTATGAATCGATTGCGCAAGGCCAGCGGGTATCGGATTATTAAGGTGTAG
- the prmC gene encoding peptide chain release factor N(5)-glutamine methyltransferase, whose amino-acid sequence MNKQKKVWTIGSILTWTRQYFGEKGVDNPRLDAEVLLSHILDKDRLHLYVNFDQPLQPAELAAFRDAVKKRVMRIPVAYITGHKEFMGLDFTVAPAVLIPRPDTEILVETALNRLKGAESLRLLDMGIGSGAILISLLVKLPQAQGVGVDISQDALQVAEKNGEHLGVANRLELCRGDLFAPVADREFDAVLSNPPYIPDGDISQLTPEVRREPRLALAGGNDGLDFYRRIIDQGGKLLSSGGFIALEVGVHQAGQVASLAAAGQELVVAAIVKDYAGIERVVVLEKK is encoded by the coding sequence ATGAACAAACAGAAGAAAGTTTGGACCATTGGCAGCATTTTAACATGGACTAGGCAGTACTTTGGCGAGAAAGGGGTGGATAATCCACGACTTGATGCCGAGGTACTGCTTTCCCACATTCTGGATAAGGACCGGTTGCATTTATATGTGAATTTTGATCAGCCCCTGCAGCCGGCAGAACTGGCAGCTTTTCGTGATGCTGTAAAAAAACGGGTTATGCGGATTCCGGTGGCGTATATAACCGGACATAAAGAATTTATGGGATTGGATTTTACTGTAGCCCCGGCAGTCCTCATTCCCCGGCCGGATACGGAAATTCTGGTGGAAACGGCTTTGAACCGGCTGAAGGGGGCGGAGTCTCTCCGCCTTTTGGATATGGGTATCGGCAGCGGCGCCATCCTGATCAGTCTGCTGGTAAAACTTCCTCAGGCCCAGGGGGTGGGGGTGGATATATCCCAGGATGCCTTGCAGGTGGCGGAGAAAAACGGAGAGCACCTTGGGGTGGCAAACCGACTGGAATTATGTCGGGGTGATTTGTTTGCTCCGGTGGCCGACCGAGAATTTGATGCTGTTTTGTCCAATCCCCCCTATATCCCTGATGGGGATATCAGTCAATTGACGCCGGAAGTCCGGCGGGAGCCCCGGCTGGCTCTGGCCGGCGGTAATGACGGACTGGACTTTTACCGGCGGATCATTGATCAGGGCGGCAAACTGTTGAGCTCCGGTGGGTTTATCGCTCTGGAAGTGGGCGTTCATCAGGCCGGGCAGGTAGCATCTCTGGCGGCCGCCGGACAGGAACTTGTAGTTGCGGCTATAGTAAAGGATTACGCCGGAATTGAGAGGGTAGTCGTGTTGGAGAAGAAATGA
- the prfA gene encoding peptide chain release factor 1 yields MLDKLQVLEDRYCELESLISDPSVMADMPQWQQHTKALAKLSPIVTKFREYKKVRQGLEDAREMLKEKLDEDFHAMVEAEFTELKQQNVKLEEELTVLLLPKDPNDEKSVIVEIRGGAGGDEAALFAGDLFRMYTRYAESRGWKTEILDANAPDLGGFKEVVFAVVGEGAYSRLKYESGVHRVQRVPTTESSGRIHTSTVTVAVLPEAEEVEVDINPVDLKIDTYCASGAGGQHVNRTESAVRITHLPTGVVVTCQDEKSQFKNRDKAMRVLRARLLELAQAEQHAEVAENRKSQVGTGDRSERIRTYNFPQGRVTDHRIGLTLHKLDFVLNGDLDELIDALVTAGQSEQLKQVE; encoded by the coding sequence ATGCTTGACAAATTACAGGTCTTAGAAGATAGATATTGTGAACTGGAGTCCCTGATCAGCGATCCGTCGGTGATGGCGGATATGCCCCAGTGGCAGCAGCATACCAAGGCTCTTGCCAAGCTGAGTCCGATTGTAACTAAATTCCGGGAATATAAAAAAGTCCGGCAGGGATTGGAAGATGCCCGGGAAATGCTGAAGGAGAAGCTGGATGAGGACTTTCATGCTATGGTAGAAGCTGAATTTACCGAATTGAAGCAGCAAAATGTCAAACTGGAAGAAGAACTGACAGTATTGCTGCTGCCGAAAGATCCCAATGATGAAAAAAGTGTTATTGTGGAAATCCGCGGCGGCGCCGGCGGCGATGAAGCGGCTTTGTTTGCCGGTGATTTGTTCCGCATGTATACCCGCTATGCGGAAAGCAGGGGCTGGAAGACGGAAATACTGGATGCCAACGCCCCTGATTTAGGCGGGTTTAAGGAAGTCGTTTTTGCCGTTGTGGGGGAAGGCGCTTACAGCCGTTTGAAATATGAAAGCGGCGTACACCGGGTACAGCGGGTGCCGACTACCGAATCCAGCGGCCGCATTCATACGTCCACGGTGACGGTGGCAGTACTGCCGGAAGCGGAAGAAGTGGAAGTGGACATTAACCCCGTTGATTTAAAAATTGATACCTATTGTGCCAGCGGTGCCGGCGGGCAGCATGTCAACCGGACTGAGTCGGCGGTGCGCATCACCCATCTGCCAACCGGCGTGGTAGTAACCTGCCAGGATGAAAAATCTCAGTTTAAAAACCGGGATAAAGCCATGCGGGTGCTGCGGGCCAGGCTGCTGGAGCTGGCTCAGGCCGAGCAGCATGCGGAAGTGGCGGAAAACCGGAAAAGCCAGGTAGGCACCGGCGACCGCAGTGAACGGATTCGTACCTATAATTTTCCTCAGGGACGGGTTACCGATCACCGCATCGGGCTGACACTGCATAAACTGGATTTTGTGTTAAACGGCGATTTGGATGAATTAATTGACGCGCTGGTCACAGCCGGTCAGAGCGAGCAATTGAAACAGGTTGAATAA
- a CDS encoding DUF1385 domain-containing protein → MMRGPSLIATAVREPSGEITVKKDTLTSVTDRYPILKQPMIRGVVALIESLIYGLKALSFSAQAAGEEGEELTAKEIVLTMLFALGLAIVLFVIIPTYAAKYIHSSITDPRMLNLFEGILRLAIFLAYIGGISMMKDIQRVFEYHGAEHKTIHAYEAGVPLDVEHVRTFSTLHPRCGTNFLLIVMLVSIFVFAFLGWPDLWLRIVSRIVLMPLVAGIAYEMIRFAGRSEKKWVAYAILPGLWLQKLTTREPSDDQLEVAIRSLEAVRPTDDKLVL, encoded by the coding sequence ATGATGCGCGGACCATCACTTATCGCTACTGCCGTGCGGGAACCGTCAGGCGAAATTACCGTAAAAAAAGATACCCTTACTTCCGTCACCGACCGGTATCCTATCCTGAAACAGCCAATGATTCGTGGCGTTGTGGCTTTGATAGAATCATTGATCTATGGCCTGAAGGCATTATCTTTTTCGGCTCAGGCTGCCGGGGAAGAAGGAGAAGAACTGACGGCCAAGGAAATTGTCCTGACGATGCTGTTTGCCCTCGGATTGGCCATTGTGTTATTTGTTATAATTCCGACGTATGCGGCAAAATATATTCATAGCTCCATTACCGACCCCCGGATGTTGAATTTGTTCGAAGGCATTCTCCGGCTGGCAATTTTTTTGGCTTATATCGGCGGGATATCGATGATGAAGGATATCCAGCGGGTGTTTGAGTATCATGGCGCCGAGCATAAGACCATTCATGCTTATGAAGCCGGAGTTCCGCTGGATGTGGAGCATGTGCGGACTTTCAGCACACTGCATCCCCGTTGCGGCACGAATTTTCTGCTGATTGTTATGTTGGTCAGTATTTTTGTGTTCGCCTTTCTCGGCTGGCCGGATTTATGGCTGCGAATTGTTTCCCGCATTGTCCTGATGCCGCTTGTGGCCGGAATTGCCTACGAAATGATCCGGTTTGCCGGTCGGAGTGAAAAAAAGTGGGTAGCTTATGCAATTTTGCCCGGTCTGTGGCTGCAAAAGCTGACGACAAGAGAGCCCAGCGATGATCAGCTTGAAGTGGCCATCCGCTCACTGGAAGCGGTTCGTCCCACTGATGATAAACTGGTACTGTAA
- the rpmE gene encoding 50S ribosomal protein L31 translates to MKEKIHPKFGEAKVICGCGNTFVTGSTKKELRVDVCSKCHPFFTGQQRNAAAGGRIEKFNKRYGQEG, encoded by the coding sequence ATGAAAGAAAAAATTCATCCTAAATTTGGTGAAGCAAAGGTTATTTGCGGGTGCGGCAATACTTTTGTAACTGGTTCTACAAAAAAAGAGCTGCGCGTCGATGTATGCTCCAAATGCCATCCCTTCTTCACCGGCCAGCAGCGTAATGCGGCTGCGGGCGGGCGTATTGAGAAATTCAATAAGCGTTACGGCCAGGAAGGCTAA